ATAATCAAATTTACCCAATTATCTACACTTACACCCATTAGTGTAAAATTATAATTTTCTCCTAAAACAAGACTCGGAGGCACATTGGTATTAATATCTAATAAAACATTAGTAGTATTTTTATATTGAAACCACCTATCATAAGTATAGGTTCCCGAGAGAAATTGTTGTTGTATATCTATAACCTGAAAATAAATAGTATTATCGGGATATATTCCATCACTCCAGGTAAATAAGGGCATTAAGGATTGCATTTGGTCAATATTTACGGTATTTTTATATTCTGTTGGTTTTGATTCATTTTTTAATCGGATTGGATTCGACCTATGCAACGCTCCTTGAAACATAAAAGTAACAATGCTCCAGGATTCTTCTGAATTTAACCTCACAAATCGTTCTAATTTCCCACCAAAAACAGCTTCTTTTTGCAAACTTTTCATGGTATAATTTGAAAAATCATTTGAATCTACAGAAGTTGTCTCTGTTTCATAATATCGAATATCTGTGGCACCTTCTATAGGGTAATAAAAAATATAAGAGACGCTTTCTCTTTGATTTTCACTCGCTGCACATGCAATAACTTCCCCTAAAGGAGTATCGGAATTTATATTTATGTATTCCTGTAGATTTTGATTTAGAGTAGCCTCCATATCTTTTTTACAAGAAAAAAAGCAGAGGATAAAAATTAAAAAAAATACAATTCTAATTTGCATAGAGCTCTTTTAATAACAGTTCGGAAGGTTTATTTTGAGGTGTAAACCTGTTATTATTTTTACCTCCAACCCGATGATGCTTATGAAACCATTTCCATACAAACCCGCCTGCAAACCAATCTTCTTTCCAAAATTGATTGTAAATTGCTTGTAAACCATTCAATTGAGCCTCTAAATTTACGGATCCTGAAACATGTCTGGAATCCCAAGGCTCTTTTCCTGCATAATCCAGGCTTCTATAACCAAACTCTGTAAATAAAACTGATTTTTTATAGTTAAATTGTATTTTTTTAATTTCTTTTTTATGCTGTTCCCAACCCTCTTCAAATTCCTGAACTGTCGGTGTTTTTTTATCGGTTAAAGGAAAATAAGCATCTATCCCAATATAATCCAGCTGACTCCAAAATGTAACACGTTTAAATTCGTCCCAATTAGCAGCATATGTTAATTTTCCTTTATATATGTTTCTGATTTTTTGAATTAATGACTTCCAGTATTCAGGTCTGCTACTAACAAATTTTTCTAACTCCGTACCCATACAAAATAGATCAGCCTCAATTTCCTGCGCAGTCTTTGCATAGGTTAAAATAAATTGCTCATAGGAATTTTCAAGAGTTTTCCATTTTTTTTTGGTATTCATGGCAATAAAACCTGTATACTCTCCTCTCCAGACCCATATTTGAGGTTTTACCATAATCTTGATACCTTTTTTTTGTAATTCGTGAGCATACTGTTTAATGCCCTCTTCTCGTTCTCCATACCATTGTCCTTTGGTATTAAAACGGATTTCAGGCGATGATAATTCTCTGATAAAGCCGAAAGGCATTAATGCAGCATAGTTGGCATTGATATGAACTATCGGATTTGTGTCCTTACTTGTAATACTATCACTAGAGGATACAAAACTAACCCCATTAATCTTCTGGGCGTTTCCCTTAGAAAGAAAATTGAAGGCAATGAAGGAAAATAAAAAAAAGAGCCTGATTATTCTCATAATATAGACCCTAAATTAGTTAATCTCACTAGAACAATGCTCTTAAACCAATGTTAAATGTTTCCCCTAATCCCGTATTATGACCTCTTATAAAATTGGTATATAAAGTTTCTATATTTAAAATTTTGCTTATCTGGTACTTCGCTCCGCTTCCCAAAGCTGTGAAATCTTGAGAAAAATCGTTTCCTAAATCGAAATGTTTCCCCTAATCCCGTATTATGACCTCTTATAAAATTGGTATATAAAGTTTCTATATTTAAAATTTTGCTTATCTGGTACTTCGCTCCGCTTCCCAAAGCTGTGAAATCTTGAGAAAAATCGTTTCCTAAATCGAAATGTTTCCCCTAATCCCGTATTATGACCTCTTATAAAATTGGTATATAAAGTTTCTATATTTAAAATTTTGCTTATCTGGTACTTCGCTCCGCTTCCCAAAGCTGTGAAATCTTGAGAAAAATCGTTTCCTAAATCGAAATGTTTCCCCTAATCCCGTATTATGACCTCTTATAAAATTGGTATATAAAGTTTCTATATTTAAAATTTTGCTTATCTGGTACTTCGCTCCGCTTCCCAAAGCTGTGAAATCTTGAGAAAAATCGTTTCCTAAATCGATTCGTTGAGTGTGCTGTATTAGTGCTAAAATTGTAAATTTAGTGTTTGGGAAATAGCTTAAGAAAACTCCCGGAGCTAAATTCCAACTATTATTAGCGAAACTATCTGATTTCTTTCCAAAATTAAACTCAGAATTTAGCTCTGTAAATAATTGCCAATCACCACTTGGGAAAGTATAATCATAAAAAAATCTATTTTGAAAAATATATCCCTTTTGGTCTAAAAAGACACCATTTATTGTTTCCTGACTTATTAAGGGAATATGAAATGCCATTTGGACTGTAAAATTGGTTATCTTCTTAAACGGATTAAACTTTACTGCCAGTGCAAATGAGGTGATACCGGAGCGTGCAGTTCCGTTTTGACCATCAAAACCAAATACATCTAAAGCATTTCTTCCTGCGATCACATTAGAACGAACTTCTAACAACAATCCGAAATTAAAAGAACTTCTTTCTGAAATTCCGGTAAAAATATCTAGCGATGATGTAAAAAATGTTTGCCTGGGCTCTGCTCCATTGGTAAAAGTACTTTCCGTCTGCGTATATAAATTGTTAAACCATTTAATATCCCATTGTCCTTTCTTTAATAATTTAGAAGGTGTATAGGTTTGAATGACGCTTTTTGAATCCGAATCATTATCCTCGTCCTCTTGGGAAAACCCTTGATAGCTATAACTTATAAATAGTGTAATAATTAGTAAAAATCGTTTCATAATACAGGTTTAATAAATAGTTTTTAATTAAAATTTTGTTTTTTCATCTTGTTTTTCAGTACACAGTCGGAGGAATGTTAAATTAATTTCATAAATATATAATATATATTTATTATAAATTAAAAAATACTTTAAGAAATTCTTATTATTTTCGACAGATATGTTAACTATATAAAATTATGCATCATATTATTATTATTGGAAATGGAATTTCCGGGGTTACACTTGCCAGGCATATTCGAAAGAATTCAAATAAAAAAATTACGATTGTTTCGGCAGAGACGGATTACTTTTTTTCTCGTACGGCACTCATGTACGTATACATGGGCCATATGAAATTTGAACACACACAACCTTATGAACCTTGGTTTTGGAGAAAAAATAATATTCATTTGAAAAAGGGATATGTAAGCAATATAGACACTAAAAATAAGCTGTTGAATTTTTCTAGTGGAGAGACACTCTCTTATGATAAATTGGTGATTGCTTCCGGTTCCAAGCCTAATAAATTTGGTTGGCCAGGACAGGATTTGGAAGGTGTAATGGGAATGTATCATAAACAAGATTTGGATAATCTGGAAAAATACGCACCGAATAATAAGGTATGTAAGAGAGCTGTTATTGTGGGTGGCGGGTTAATTGGAATTGAATTGGCCGAAATGTTACATTCCAGAAATATTCCGGTTACATTTTTGGTACGTGAAACCAGTTTTTGGAACGGCGTATTGCCTTCCGGTGAAAGTGCCATGATTAACAGACATATTAGAAATCATCATTTTGATTTAAGGTTAAATACGAATTTAAAGGAAATTATATCCGATGAAAATGGCTGTGTAAAATCTGTTATTATTCAGGAAACCGGAGAGGAAATAGAGTGTAATGTAGTTGGGTTAACACCCGGAGTTTCTCCAAATATTGATTTTGTAAAAAGTTCTGATATAGAAACCGGCCGAGGTATTTTAGTCAACCGTTTTTTAGAAACAAGTATAAAAGATGTATATGCCATCGGAGATTGTGCGGAACAGAGAGAGCCTATTGGCAATAGAAGACCTGTTGAAGCTGTTTGGTATACGGGCAGGATGATGGGAGAAACACTGGCACAGACCATTTGTGGAAACAAAATTGAATACAACCCGGGACATTGGTTTAATTCGGCAAAATTTTTAGATATCGAATATCAAACGTATGGTTGGGTATTTTCCGAAAGAAACAAACCCGATTACGAAGAACATTTTCATTGGAAGCATGAAGATGATACCAAATGTATTACGGTAGCGTATCATAAAGATTCTAATCTGTTCCTGGGAATTAACACCTTTGGAATTAGAATGAGACATGAGGTTTTTGACAGATGGCTTACTGAAGAAAAAGACATAGACTATGTTATACACCATCTGCCGGAAGCAAATTTTGATCCGGAATTTTACAGTTATTACGAAAAAGAGATTTTGGCAGCTTATAATTATCAACTACAAACTACTACATAAAGAATCATGAGTACAAAAGTAAATCACAGTATGTCTTTGGCAACACCAGATGCTAAGGATATATCAACAAAACAAAAAATTGCTGCGATTATGGGAATTACAGGTTTAATTATCCTAATACTGGCAACGTTTAATGTAGCCCTTCCCAATAAAACAATTGTTCTTACAAGCAGTCTGGTTTTAATCGTTTTGGGAACTGTGCTATATGCCAATGAAATCTATCTGAAAAAATTAGAAGGAATTAAAAATGACGGTGTTTGGTTCAAATCTATTTCTTCAAGAGGTCTTTTAGGTTGGATAGCCGGAGTTTCCTTAACCGGTTTTTATATTGTTTTGTATTTCTACGCAGAATTATTAGGCTTAGGAGTTAACGGTGCTCCTAACACAGGTTTGGTAGCGCTGTTTGATCCCTTAAGTTATTTGTTGAGTAACAGGCCCGCAAGCCAATGGTTTGTATATGGCACATTGTATACGGTTGCTATTATAGCTTTTGGATATAAATTTATATTAAAGTACCGCCATAACAAATACCAACAGCTAAGAACGATTTCCGTTATGTTTTTTCAGTTAGGTTTTGCTTACCTGATCCCGGAATTTATGGCAAAATTAAACGAGCAACCTCAATACAACCTCCCTTACTATGACTTAAAAAGTATGTGGCCGTTAAACTATTATTTATTCGACGGTTGGTCTCTGGACGGATTACTATCTTCGGGTAATTTAGGGTTCGGGATGCTCGTTTTCGGTATCTTATCTATTTTTGTGATTTCTCCTTTTTTAACATATAAATATGGTAAACGTTGGTATTGTTCATGGGTTTGCGGATGTGGCGGACTAGCAGAAACAGCAGGAGATTCTTTTAGACAATTGAGTAGTAAAAAAATGTCTGCATGGAAGATAGAAAGATGGTTAATCCACACTGTAATGGTATTTTCTATCATTATGACCATTGCAGTAATTTATACTTACCTGGGAAATGATTCAAAAACTTTTTGGCTTACAAAAGAAGTATTCTTAGTTTTTACTGTGGGAGTTTTAACACTTATTTTCGCCTTAGTACTATTTTTTAAGCGTAATGAATTGGGGAAAGATGCAACCTACGGAGCTATTGGTTTTTTTGTGATTTTAGGTGCTTTACTGGCAATGTATTTGACGGATACTTCCAGCCATGTTTTTTATATCAGTTCCTGGGATTTAAGGTCTGCATATGGAGTATATATAGGTGCTGTTTTTTCCGGAGTTATTGGAACAGGGTTTTATCCTATCCTCGGGAACAGGGTCTGGTGTCGTTTCGGGTGCCCGATGGCAGCAATTTTAGGATTTCAGCAGCGTATGTTCTCTAAGTTTAGAATTACCACCAATGGAGGGCAATGCATCTCTTGTGGTAATTGTTCTACTTATTGTGAAATGGGAATCGATGTTCGGGCCTATGCTCAGAAAGGAGAAAATATTGTACGTTCCAGTTGTGTAGGCTGTGGTATTTGTTCGGCTGTTTGCCCCAGAGGGGTTTTAAAATTAGAAAATGGCGAACAAAAGGGAAGAATTAACCCCACTGAAATATTATTAGGGAACAATGTCGATTTGATGGAATTGGTAAACCGTAAATAATGTTTTTTAAGAAAATCCTACTTATTGGGTTTTGTTTTGTTTTGTTAAAAGCATTTTCCCAGAAAACATACCACAAGATCTATTATAAAAATGGAAACTTAAAAGAAGAAGGCTGGATCAAAAAAAATAAGAAAAACGGATATTGGAAATTCTACTATGAAAATGGGGTTTTAAAAAGTAAAGGACATTTCAAAGATAATTTAGAAACAAAATATTGGTATTTTTTTAGAAAGAACAGTATTAAAGAAAAGGAAGGACATTACTTTTCGGGAAAACAAAATAAGTGGTGGCTGTATTATGATGACAAAGGGCATATTTACCATAAATGTCAATTAAAAGACAATAAGAAAAATGGGTATTGTTTGATCTATAAAATGGAAAAGTTAACAAAGGTGGCTAAATTTCAACAAGGAAAAAAGATAAAAGAATGGACAGATCTTAAATCCTTTAAAAAGGACAATAATTTATCGGATTTAAAAGAATGAAGCAAATCATTAAGGTCATCATTCCGGCATATAATGAGGAAGATGCTATAGTTAATGTTATAAATGACATTCCGGATATTGTTGATGAAGTTATTGTGGTTAGTAATAATTCTACCGATAAAACCGAAGAAAATGCACGAAAAGCAGGTGCTACTGTTTTAAAAGAATCTAAACGAGGTTATGGGTATGCCTGCTTAAAAGGTATGGAATATGTGGTGCACTCTGAGACCGCCAAACATCCGGATATAGTGGTTTTTTTAGACGGAGATTATGCTGACTATCCTGAACAATTAGTTGAAATTATTGCACCTATTATAAATGATGATATGGATTTTGTTATTGGAGCAAGAGTTAAAAAACTAAGAGAGGAAGGGTCTATGACACCGCAACAGGTTTTCGGCAATTGGCTGGCAGCTTTTCTCATGAGATTGTTTTTCAATGCCAAATACACGGATTTAGGGCCATTTAGAGCTATTAAATACAATAAGCTATTAGCGTTAAAAATGGAAGATAAGACCTATGGCTGGACAGTAGAAATGCAATTGAAAGCCATCAAACAAAAATTATCGTATATAGAAGTTCCTGTGAAATATAGAAATAGAATAGGCGTTTCTAAAGTTTCAGGAACCTTAAAAGGTATATTAGCCGGCGTAAAAATTTTAAGTTGGATTTTTAAATATAGTTTCAAATAATGCTTCTTGAATATACTATCATAACTGTTTACTCGATTGCACTCATTTTGATATTTATGTACGCATTGGCACAATTGAACTTACTTTTCAACTATATGAGTGCGCAAAGTAAAAAAGATACTTGCCCAAAATTTGATTTTAAGAACCCCGATGAAGTTCCTTATGTAACCGTACAACTTCCTGTCTATAATGAGTTATATGTCATGCAGCGATTGTTAGAGAACATCGTAAAATTGGAATATCCGAGGAATAAACTTGAAATTCAAGTGTTAGATGACTCTACGGATGAATCTGTCGAATCGACGAAAGCTCAAATTGAAAACTTCCGGGAATCAGGAGTCAATATTCAACACATTCGAAGGAATAACAGGGAAGGTTTTAAGGCAGGAGCTCTAAAAGAGGGATTGAAAATTGCCAAAGGTGAATTTATTGCCATTTTCGATGCGGATTTTTTACCTGAAACAGACTGGCTTCTGCAGACAGTTCCTTATTTCAAAAACCCTGAAATAGGTGTGGTACAAACCCGTTGGGAGCACATTAACCGAAATTATTCTACGTTAACCAAAGTGCAAGCTTTTGCATTGGATGCTCATTTTACACTAGAGCAGGTAGGAAGAAACAGTAAAGGGCATTTTATCAATTTTAACGGAACCGCCGGTATTTGGCGTAAAGAATGTATTATAGATGCCGGCAACTGGCAGGGAGATACGTTAACGGAAGATCTTGATTTAAGTTACAGGGCACAGCTAAAAAAATGGAAGTTCAAATATTTGGAAAATGTGAAAACTCCTGCCGAACTGCCGGTTATTATCAGCGCTGCCAGGTCGCAGCAATTTAGATGGAATAAGGGCGGTGCCGAGAATTTCCAAAAAATGGCCAAACGGGTTTTAACCACTCGGGGGATTCCTGCAAAAACAAAAATTCACAGCTTGTTGCATTTGCTGAACAGTTCTATGTTTTTAATGATTTTTTTAGTAGCAATACTAAGCATCCCTATGTTATACATTAAAAACGAATACGCACACTTAAAACCTTATTTCTATGTGATGAGTTTCTTTGTTATCAGTACCATTATTTTCTTTATCTGTTACTGGTTTATGTTTAAGAAAAGTTATGGCGGTGGCATCAAAAATTTCTTCAAATACATTGCCACTTTCTTTACTTTTTTCTCTATTGCCATGGGATTCTCTTTACACAATACCATTGCTGTTTTAGAAGGTCATTTCGGGAAAAAAAGTGAGTTTGTAAGAACCCCGAAATTCAATATCAAAACCTTAAAAGATACGTGGAAAAATAATGAGTGCATTCGAAAAAGACCTTCTTTAAATGTGATTATTGAGGGGATGCTGACATTTTATTTTGCATTTGGTATGTACAGTGCTTTTATAGTGGGTGACCAAGGAGGAGATTTTGGATTGTTCCCATTTCACTTAATGCTTTTCATTGGGTTTGGTTACGTTTTTTGTAAATCCATTTTTTCAAAAATCTAATATAATTTAAAGTTAGAAAGTTTCCAGTTCCAAGTTCCGGAATTGAGCATCTAATTATAAATTTTTCTTATAGTGCTATAAATAAAATTTATAATTGTCAAAAAGTTGGTATTAAAGTTCATACCACTCAATATTTAAATCTTTTTCTAATTCTTTGTTATTATGCTTCCACTTTTCAGCAAGTGAATTTCCATTAGAACTGACCACACATTATTGTACCCTTTGTGTTTGAGTCCAAAAGGATAGTAATCCGTAGCATGTGTAACCGCTAAGGTTCCGTTTTGTATGGTTTTGTTGATAATGACATTGTCTATATATACGATTTGGCCCGGTCCGCTATAATGGTCTTCTCTTAGTCTAAAATTAAAACGGTAGGTTCCTGTTTGCGAGGGTGTAAAAGTGGTATATAAAACTCCGTTTTGCGCTACTATCCGGTTTTGCTTCAACACATTTGCTTGCCAGATACCAAACTCTAACGGAGCATCTGCAAACCCGGTTTTGTCTACTTCAATGGAAATTTCATAGTGCGTATTGGCTTGTAAGGAATAATAGCCGTTTGCACCGTTCAAATCGGTATCGGTACTTATCTTTAATCTTCCGTTTTCCACGTCGGCAGTTGCCGTTCCGCTCGCTATACAAGGAGAAGCATTTCCGTTGTTAAAATCCGTGATGGCTATCCGTATACCGTGTTGTTTGGAAACTACGGCTCTTACATTGCCCAAATGGTCTGTTAACTGATACAGAGTGGAGTGCGATTGTTTCTTGTATATTCCCACACGAGAGGCTCCGTATACAGGTAGTTCTACCAATGTATTGTTTTCATAAATGGCCAAAACATTTCCCGATACGTCTCTTATATAATCGGTAGTATGGCTTTGGGTTCCGTTGTTATAGGTAGTTTTACGCGTTCTAAAACCTTTATCATTGTAAGTAAAGGCTACTTTAATGACATTGTTGTGATATACTTTGGTTACCAGCCCGCTTGCATTATACTCGTAAGAAACACCTTCTTCCGCATTATTTACTAACTGGCCTATGATATTATAGGTATAATTATTTGTGTCCTGGTCTTTTAAATCATTGGCATTGGTAGTGGTAGTTACGGCATCGTCCACATGGTCTAACCGGTTGGGTTTTCCGGGCTTGTAGTGATAGGTAAACCGATCCATCAGATTGCTGCTATTGGCCTCCGTATTTTTATTTCTATAGAGTGTTTGTATGTTTCCGTTGGCATCATAGGTAATATTATGTACCTTATAATCGTCGGCAGCTACCGCATTTCCTCCGCTAAAGGTAGCTTCGGTCAGCCAATTGTTGCTATTGTATTGGTATGAATATTGCGCAGGAGTATTTGTGCCGTTACCCCAGTTGGTATTAGAGGTAATTCCTTTAATATTTCCGTTAAACTGATCGGTTCCCGAACTCATCATAGAAAAATTAGGGTTTCTCGTATAATCACCATTATAATAATCAATTACCATTCCAAATAGATCATTGTTATCTCCGCCCGGGTCGTTGGCAGCATTCAGATCAGGGTGGTTAATGGCTTTTAATTGTCCTGCTAAGTTATAAACATAATCTATTCCTTGCAAGCCGTTGGCAATTTCTGTTCTTTTTAGTGCTCCTGTTTCGTAATACTGATAGCTTGCATGAGTAATGTATTCAATATCATCGGTAGACGTTTCCACACGTATCAGTTCTTGTACTTCATTATAGGTATATCGGTGAATAAATCTTTCCGAGGATTTGAATTTTTGGTAGATCACTTTTGCCACCTGGCCGGTTACGGGGTCGTATTCATAGTCTATGGTTCTGAGCCCGTGTCCGGAGATCGCTTGCACTATCCACCGTACTCTTCCGTAAATATCATAACTATACCAAGTTCTGTGGCCGTTATTGTCATAGGTAGAGGCTACGTTTCCTGACAGGTAGGTTTGCCGGTAATGGGCCGGTACATAACTTCCGAAACCGTAATACAGCCCATAAAATAACCACCAGGGTGATGACTGATAGGTTACCTCATCATAAATAGTGTATTGCTGTTCTCTCTTTACTCCGTAAGCAGTTGTTGAAGTATCGGGGTCCAGATATGAAAAATCGCCGGTACATATTCCGCTTTCTACGGGGCGCCCCAAAAAATCGTAGTTTGTATATGAAAACTCTTCTACTACATCGGAGATTCTGCTTAAACCAATATGATCTATATAAAAATGGGTTTCCGCAGTGGTGTTGGTATTGTCTTTGACAATGAGTAAAGACAACTTGTTTGCCTGATTTACCGTATAAGCATACTGATGAGTCCCCGAGTTTAAATCCGGACTGATATTATTCCATGACAAATGGTTGCCTGCCTGATCCAGTTCCTGAATATACAGAAGGATTTTTGACTGGGTGGTTGCTTTATCAAATGTCAATGTGATATTCAGCGTTTCACCGGGCGTAGTGGAAAAATCGGATAGTTTATGACGAATACCTCCCCAGGAAGCACTTACATTCACTTTTAAACGTCCGTTTTCCAATACCGGATTGCTGTTTCCGTATTCATATTGTAACCAGCCTCCGTAACCCACGGCAAAATCACTTTCTATAATACTTTGAACCCCGCTTTGTTTGCTGTTTTGAGAAAAGCGGATTTGCCCGTCTTTTCTGTACTTAAATTCCGCATCTCCTTCGTCCGGGCTGGTAGTTTTCAGGATTTGTCCTAAGGAGTTTTGAGTAAAAGTAGTATTCAGATTATAGTTATGAGCTACATTGGCAGATAGGTTGTCCAAACTATCATCATTAAAACCCAAAGGCTGCAAGGTAGCTTTCAGATGCCCTGTGTCGTTGTAATAATTGAGTGTATAATCGTAATAATTTACTTTATAGCGTACGCCCGCATGTGTGGCGGCAACAGGATAGATCACCTTATTTGATTTGTCAATATAGGCAAGGGTAGCTTCTTTTTGTAAGGCAAGTGTGCCTGTATATTCAATTCTGTAAAAGCCTGCCCCCGGGTTATTGGCGGGCACCACTTGCTCACTTTTTAAATCATATACTTTATAATCGGAAGCGTTGCCTAAAAATGAGAGGGTTCCTTCACATCCTTTTGGCAAATGAATGTCTACGTATTTTTGCGCTCCGATCAGGGAAACCACCTCGTATTGCTTTGTGCCTCCGGAACGCGCACTTGCCAGTGCTTTTCCGTCATCGTCCGTAAATGACACAAATTCATTGCCATGCACATCTTCTACTACTGTTTTATGTACTCTTAGCCATGTAATGTGTTTTGACGGATCATTTAAAACCGTGTTGATACCCGAGTAGATCTCTGCGATGTCAGGAGTACCGGGAAAATAATCATATCCAAAAGCATAATACATTTCCTGGGCGGCGTTCATTGAAAAAGAATAGGCTTGTTTCCACTGATTGTCAATTTTATTTCCACCAATAACTTGCTTTACTGCACCAGGGTTTAAGGTACTATAAATAGTTCTGGAATAAGGTCTGTCAGTTTTATCCTGATACATTTCATCTGCATTGGAAGTACTATAATAGTTTCCTAAGGTATGGGGCTGAGTACCCACGGTAGCCGGATTTTCAATATTTGAATTTTCAAAATCAGCAACCGTATAA
This window of the Flavobacteriaceae bacterium genome carries:
- a CDS encoding glycosyltransferase → MLLEYTIITVYSIALILIFMYALAQLNLLFNYMSAQSKKDTCPKFDFKNPDEVPYVTVQLPVYNELYVMQRLLENIVKLEYPRNKLEIQVLDDSTDESVESTKAQIENFRESGVNIQHIRRNNREGFKAGALKEGLKIAKGEFIAIFDADFLPETDWLLQTVPYFKNPEIGVVQTRWEHINRNYSTLTKVQAFALDAHFTLEQVGRNSKGHFINFNGTAGIWRKECIIDAGNWQGDTLTEDLDLSYRAQLKKWKFKYLENVKTPAELPVIISAARSQQFRWNKGGAENFQKMAKRVLTTRGIPAKTKIHSLLHLLNSSMFLMIFLVAILSIPMLYIKNEYAHLKPYFYVMSFFVISTIIFFICYWFMFKKSYGGGIKNFFKYIATFFTFFSIAMGFSLHNTIAVLEGHFGKKSEFVRTPKFNIKTLKDTWKNNECIRKRPSLNVIIEGMLTFYFAFGMYSAFIVGDQGGDFGLFPFHLMLFIGFGYVFCKSIFSKI
- a CDS encoding 4Fe-4S binding protein encodes the protein MSTKVNHSMSLATPDAKDISTKQKIAAIMGITGLIILILATFNVALPNKTIVLTSSLVLIVLGTVLYANEIYLKKLEGIKNDGVWFKSISSRGLLGWIAGVSLTGFYIVLYFYAELLGLGVNGAPNTGLVALFDPLSYLLSNRPASQWFVYGTLYTVAIIAFGYKFILKYRHNKYQQLRTISVMFFQLGFAYLIPEFMAKLNEQPQYNLPYYDLKSMWPLNYYLFDGWSLDGLLSSGNLGFGMLVFGILSIFVISPFLTYKYGKRWYCSWVCGCGGLAETAGDSFRQLSSKKMSAWKIERWLIHTVMVFSIIMTIAVIYTYLGNDSKTFWLTKEVFLVFTVGVLTLIFALVLFFKRNELGKDATYGAIGFFVILGALLAMYLTDTSSHVFYISSWDLRSAYGVYIGAVFSGVIGTGFYPILGNRVWCRFGCPMAAILGFQQRMFSKFRITTNGGQCISCGNCSTYCEMGIDVRAYAQKGENIVRSSCVGCGICSAVCPRGVLKLENGEQKGRINPTEILLGNNVDLMELVNRK
- a CDS encoding glycosyltransferase produces the protein MKQIIKVIIPAYNEEDAIVNVINDIPDIVDEVIVVSNNSTDKTEENARKAGATVLKESKRGYGYACLKGMEYVVHSETAKHPDIVVFLDGDYADYPEQLVEIIAPIINDDMDFVIGARVKKLREEGSMTPQQVFGNWLAAFLMRLFFNAKYTDLGPFRAIKYNKLLALKMEDKTYGWTVEMQLKAIKQKLSYIEVPVKYRNRIGVSKVSGTLKGILAGVKILSWIFKYSFK
- a CDS encoding glycoside hydrolase — protein: MAFNFLSKGNAQKINGVSFVSSSDSITSKDTNPIVHINANYAALMPFGFIRELSSPEIRFNTKGQWYGEREEGIKQYAHELQKKGIKIMVKPQIWVWRGEYTGFIAMNTKKKWKTLENSYEQFILTYAKTAQEIEADLFCMGTELEKFVSSRPEYWKSLIQKIRNIYKGKLTYAANWDEFKRVTFWSQLDYIGIDAYFPLTDKKTPTVQEFEEGWEQHKKEIKKIQFNYKKSVLFTEFGYRSLDYAGKEPWDSRHVSGSVNLEAQLNGLQAIYNQFWKEDWFAGGFVWKWFHKHHRVGGKNNNRFTPQNKPSELLLKELYAN
- a CDS encoding NAD(P)/FAD-dependent oxidoreductase, with protein sequence MHHIIIIGNGISGVTLARHIRKNSNKKITIVSAETDYFFSRTALMYVYMGHMKFEHTQPYEPWFWRKNNIHLKKGYVSNIDTKNKLLNFSSGETLSYDKLVIASGSKPNKFGWPGQDLEGVMGMYHKQDLDNLEKYAPNNKVCKRAVIVGGGLIGIELAEMLHSRNIPVTFLVRETSFWNGVLPSGESAMINRHIRNHHFDLRLNTNLKEIISDENGCVKSVIIQETGEEIECNVVGLTPGVSPNIDFVKSSDIETGRGILVNRFLETSIKDVYAIGDCAEQREPIGNRRPVEAVWYTGRMMGETLAQTICGNKIEYNPGHWFNSAKFLDIEYQTYGWVFSERNKPDYEEHFHWKHEDDTKCITVAYHKDSNLFLGINTFGIRMRHEVFDRWLTEEKDIDYVIHHLPEANFDPEFYSYYEKEILAAYNYQLQTTT